Part of the Cupriavidus basilensis genome is shown below.
CAAATGCGTGCAGGCGTGCGGAGTTCAGCCTCAGCTCCGCGGCTGTCTGGGGCCCGCGCAGCAGCAGCGTGGTGAGCAACGCGACCGACTGGCTCGGCACGCCCAGCACGCGTTTCATGTTCTGCTCGAATCGCGGCACGCGGCTGCTGCTGCCTTCCATGGCCAGGCTCAGGCGTTTCAGGCCATCGATGGCAGTGAGGATCTCGGCCTCGGAGGCATTCATCACCGGTGCGCGCGCGGTCTTTTGGTTGCAGCCGGATGCCAGTGCGTTGAGCGACAGCGGATAGGTGTCCGGCACCGTATGCTGCTTTTCGACCAGCACGGCCAGCACGCGCCCTTCAAGCTGCGTCAGGGAACGGATGGCCGGGCGTGCGGGGGTGTCGGGATTGGGATTCATGAGTGGTATCGCTAGGTGAAGCTGCCTGCCCCGGGCTGATGCGCGGATCCGCGGATCGTGGGCCAGCCGGGAGCGCCTTGTTTGGTGGGCATATGATATCCGGTCAGGGGGCGGGGCTATGTGAGT
Proteins encoded:
- a CDS encoding YceH family protein, with product MNPNPDTPARPAIRSLTQLEGRVLAVLVEKQHTVPDTYPLSLNALASGCNQKTARAPVMNASEAEILTAIDGLKRLSLAMEGSSSRVPRFEQNMKRVLGVPSQSVALLTTLLLRGPQTAAELRLNSARLHAFADISSVEVFLEELAAAEPPFVVKLPRAPGGRENRWMHLLCGEVSVDDIPERGGTDDGISPSEFESLKAEQKELAEKVNRLQALVERMAGELGIAIDKGAP